The stretch of DNA TGGAGGAAGTGATGACACTGCATATACAGCTGCAATTCAACAAATCGCAAAAGAAAATAACTTAACCGAAAAAATAAATTGGACCGGCAATTTAGGAGATGAATACCTTAATTATTTTAATTGTGCAGATGGATTTATGTTGTGTTCAAAAAAGGAATCTTTTTCAATGGTGACAATTGAAGCCCTGCTACTGGGAATTCCGGTTGTTGCAAACAATTGTGGAGGGGTTTTAGAAATTCTTGAAGGTGGCTTGGGTAAAATTACAACTAGTTCAACTGAAATGGCCGAAGCAATTCTCCACTTCGAAAAAGAAAATTATGTACCCAACTTTGAGGCAATTCGACAAAGGGTTTCTAAGTTTGATACAAGTAAAATTGTAATTGAATGGAATAAATTGTTAAACGAATTCTTCGATAACAAATGAAAACCATCTGCTTTTTCAGTAGCTATTTCAAGGGTGATACACTTCCTTATTATTGTGAAGTTTATCTTTTAGAATTAAAAAAACATTTCCACGAAGTAGTTTTACTAACTACAAAAAAGCCGAATGAAATAGCTTGTAACGTACTTCACGAAAATGGAATTGAGTTATTAATCTTAACCAATGAAGGATTCGACTTTGGTATGTGGAGTAAAGCTTTCGATAATTATCCGGTCGAAAATTATGATCGAGTAGCATTGGTAAATGATTCCTGTATTTTATTTGCTCCGTTGAATCGATTTATGGATTGGGTGAATACGACTAGTGCCGATTGTTATGCAATTTCCGAATCACATGCAATAGCTTACCATTTACAATCCTACTTTTTATTGCTAAACAAAAAAGCAATTTTAGTATTAAAAAATCATTTTAAACAAACCGGGATTCAAGCTAACATTAGCGATGTAATTAACAAGTACGAAATTGGTATTTCTACCATTTGGCGCAAAAATGGTTTGGTTTTAAAAGCCTTTCTTTCTAACAATGGCTATCAAGGTGAATTTAGTCCATATTATTATTTGATTGATGCACACCTGAAACAAGGCAGTCCAATGATCAAGAAAAAAATCATTTATTCCTCCTACCGTAATGACGAATTATTTACTTTACAAAGGATGAATTTTGAAATTGATGCAAACTATTATCTTAAAATAATTAATCAAGTGCAGGGTGCAAATTTGTTGTTAAACTTCGAAAAGTTGCTTGCTGATTTGCCTCAACAAATGTCTACTTTTGAGAAGTTTATATACAGATTAAAAAAATCAGTATTTCAGTTTGCAAAACGCTTACTTAGAAAATGAAAATTAGCATTTGTATTCCTACTTACAATGGCGAAAAATTCTTGACTGAATGTCTGGATTCATGCATCAATCAGAGTTTTCGCGATTTTGAAGTAATCATTGTTGACGATGGTTCTACGGATGCTACGCTTGCTATTTGCAAGCAATTTCAAGCCAAAGATTCGCGAATTAAAATTCATCAAAATGTAACCAACCTTGGCCTAGTTAACAATTGGAACAAGTGTCTGGAACTTGCAAGTGGTGAATGGATAAAATTTGTTTTTCAAGACGATTATTTAACACATGACTGTCTTGAAAAATTTATGGAGGCTATAAATGATAAATCTGTTTTACTGGTAAGCAAACGCAGTTTTATTTTACCGGCAAATGCTACACATGAATTAAAGTCGTATTACACGAATGAAGTTAGAACTCTCGAAAACACCGGGATTAAAAGTCTGGATGGAAATTTTACCGGAGAACAAATTAGCAGGCTGGCTGTAGAAAACATTTGCTTAAATTTTATTGGCGAACCCAGTCTTTGCCTTTTTAAAAAATCGCTAATTAATGAGTGTGGTAATTTCAATGCAGATTTAGCACAAATTTGCGATTTAGAGTTTTTGCAGCGCATTGGCAGCAAGTTTGGTTTGACCTATATTTCCAAACAGCTGTGTCATTTTAGAATTCACAACGAGTCAACTACGTCTCAAAATTTAGGAAAAAAGGGGTATCAATTATCGCACATTGATCCTATTATTTTAGCGCATCAAATGTTGTATGCTAAAGAATACGACAGTTTTAGAAATTCACTGAACCGATTACAATTAAGTAAACTTAGAAGCTATTTTAAGGTTCGTTCCTATGAAGCATATAACCAAGCCCAGCTATCAGCAGAACGAAAAGAAGTATTTGAGACAATGGCTGAAAAGTTTGTTGAAATAAAAAAGTGCGTCCCTGCAAATTTGCTCACAAAATGTACATATTTACTTGTTCAACTAAAACGT from Bacteroidota bacterium encodes:
- a CDS encoding glycosyltransferase; its protein translation is MCGTLDSNKNPELFMQTAKLVLEAANNYKFMWIGGSDDTAYTAAIQQIAKENNLTEKINWTGNLGDEYLNYFNCADGFMLCSKKESFSMVTIEALLLGIPVVANNCGGVLEILEGGLGKITTSSTEMAEAILHFEKENYVPNFEAIRQRVSKFDTSKIVIEWNKLLNEFFDNK
- a CDS encoding glycosyltransferase family 2 protein, whose product is MKISICIPTYNGEKFLTECLDSCINQSFRDFEVIIVDDGSTDATLAICKQFQAKDSRIKIHQNVTNLGLVNNWNKCLELASGEWIKFVFQDDYLTHDCLEKFMEAINDKSVLLVSKRSFILPANATHELKSYYTNEVRTLENTGIKSLDGNFTGEQISRLAVENICLNFIGEPSLCLFKKSLINECGNFNADLAQICDLEFLQRIGSKFGLTYISKQLCHFRIHNESTTSQNLGKKGYQLSHIDPIILAHQMLYAKEYDSFRNSLNRLQLSKLRSYFKVRSYEAYNQAQLSAERKEVFETMAEKFVEIKKCVPANLLTKCTYLLVQLKRRFAN